One genomic region from Halococcus qingdaonensis encodes:
- the hjc gene encoding Holliday junction resolvase Hjc codes for MSHAKGDRRERELVNRLDAAGFAVMRAPASGSATERELPDALAGNGEVFYAIEAKSSSGDPIYLTGEEVEALVFFSQNFGAKPRIGVRFDREDWYFFHPSECYTTDGGNYRVKKETALESGTDFDELTGDSSRTRLDDYDR; via the coding sequence ATGTCACACGCCAAGGGCGACCGGCGCGAGCGCGAGCTCGTCAACCGCCTCGACGCGGCGGGCTTTGCGGTGATGCGCGCACCCGCGAGCGGCAGCGCCACCGAGCGCGAACTGCCGGACGCGCTCGCCGGCAACGGCGAGGTGTTCTACGCCATCGAGGCGAAATCCTCGTCGGGCGATCCGATCTACCTCACTGGTGAGGAGGTCGAGGCGCTCGTCTTCTTCTCCCAGAACTTCGGCGCGAAACCCCGCATCGGCGTGCGCTTCGACCGCGAGGACTGGTATTTCTTCCATCCGAGCGAGTGCTACACCACCGACGGCGGCAACTACCGCGTGAAAAAGGAGACCGCACTCGAATCGGGGACGGATTTCGACGAACTCACCGGCGACTCCTCGCGCACGCGCCTCGACGACTACGACCGCTGA
- a CDS encoding amidohydrolase — MTTLETTGGQVLRSDMTVEHGDVLVDREAGEILAVGDVPAGDETLDATGGLVMPGLVNAHTHLAMALLRGYADDKPLDSWLREDVWPIEGVLEPDDVRAGAALGALESIEAGTTALCDMYFDVPAVVDAVEQAGLRARVGHGVVTVGKDSDEASVDFEEGLTVAREQDGAASGRVSTAFMPHSLTTVDGAELDEFVPKARDADVPIHIHANETRDEVTPIVDEHGERPLEYAAAHGLLGETDFIAHGTHLDATEIDLLAEAGTGVVHCPASNMKLASGIAPVQKLLDAGVTVGIGTDGAASNNDLDVFDELRDAAMVGKLAADDASAVDAATAVGMATAGSADVLGFDSGRLAEGKKADIAVLDLDSAHLTPQHDLVSHLAYAASGADVRHTVCDGDVLMRDREVLTLDAEEVREEAAERATAAVERAR; from the coding sequence ATGACGACGCTCGAAACCACCGGCGGGCAGGTTCTCAGATCGGATATGACCGTCGAGCACGGCGACGTGCTCGTCGATCGAGAGGCGGGCGAAATCCTGGCCGTCGGCGACGTCCCTGCTGGCGACGAGACGCTCGACGCGACCGGCGGGCTCGTGATGCCGGGCCTCGTCAACGCTCACACTCATCTCGCGATGGCGCTGCTGCGTGGCTACGCCGACGACAAGCCGCTCGACAGCTGGCTGCGCGAGGACGTCTGGCCGATCGAGGGTGTGCTCGAACCCGACGACGTCCGCGCGGGAGCCGCGCTCGGCGCGCTCGAAAGCATCGAGGCGGGCACGACGGCGCTCTGTGACATGTACTTCGACGTGCCAGCGGTCGTCGATGCCGTCGAGCAGGCTGGCCTGCGCGCACGCGTCGGCCACGGCGTCGTCACCGTCGGGAAGGACAGTGACGAAGCCAGCGTGGACTTCGAAGAGGGGCTCACGGTCGCGCGCGAGCAGGACGGCGCGGCAAGTGGTCGAGTGTCGACGGCGTTCATGCCCCACAGCCTCACGACCGTCGACGGGGCGGAGCTCGACGAGTTCGTCCCGAAAGCCCGCGACGCGGACGTCCCGATCCACATCCACGCGAACGAGACGCGCGATGAAGTTACACCCATCGTCGACGAACACGGCGAGCGCCCGCTCGAATACGCCGCCGCACACGGGCTGCTCGGAGAGACCGACTTCATCGCCCACGGCACCCACCTCGACGCGACTGAGATCGACCTGCTCGCCGAGGCCGGGACGGGCGTCGTCCACTGTCCGGCCTCAAACATGAAGCTCGCGAGCGGCATCGCGCCCGTCCAGAAGCTGCTCGATGCAGGCGTCACGGTCGGGATCGGTACCGACGGCGCGGCCTCGAACAACGATCTCGACGTGTTCGACGAGCTGCGCGACGCGGCGATGGTCGGCAAGCTCGCGGCCGACGACGCGAGCGCTGTCGATGCGGCCACGGCAGTCGGGATGGCGACGGCGGGCAGCGCCGACGTGCTCGGCTTCGACAGCGGGCGACTCGCCGAAGGGAAAAAGGCCGACATCGCCGTGCTCGACCTCGACAGCGCACATCTGACGCCCCAGCACGATCTCGTCAGCCACCTCGCCTACGCGGCCTCGGGTGCGGACGTGCGCCACACCGTCTGTGACGGTGACGTGCTGATGCGCGACCGCGAGGTGCTCACGCTCGACGCCGAGGAGGTACGAGAAGAGGCCGCAGAACGCGCGACAGCCGCGGTCGAGCGCGCGCGCTGA
- a CDS encoding methyltransferase domain-containing protein, translating into MYALELGGEDDPFAAREAASAASEVEPLASGLALADGIDPERLSSLAFTLRASRVLARTDGTIESARGELANAELDREGTVAVRARDVRRTADVDTQLAERRLGGVLTDRGYAVDLDDPDHELRALFADDSCTLGWLTAESERGFGARAPTKKPFFQPGSMSPLLARALANIAGARPGTTIVDPMCGTGGVLVEAGLVGARVVGFDAQSKMARGAATNLDHFLDEHEFATARADATCLPLRDDAADAVVFDAPYGRQSKIEGELDAVVSGALAEARRIAARAVIVGDRSWTAEARAAGWSVEDSFERRVHRSLVRHIAVLG; encoded by the coding sequence GTGTACGCCCTCGAACTCGGCGGTGAGGACGACCCCTTCGCCGCCCGCGAGGCCGCGAGCGCCGCGAGCGAGGTCGAACCGCTCGCGTCGGGTCTCGCGCTCGCCGATGGGATCGACCCCGAGCGCCTCTCCAGCCTCGCGTTCACGCTCCGGGCGAGCCGGGTTCTCGCACGCACCGACGGCACCATCGAGAGTGCCCGCGGGGAACTCGCCAATGCCGAGCTCGATCGCGAGGGGACGGTCGCGGTCCGCGCACGCGATGTCCGCCGGACGGCCGACGTCGACACTCAGCTCGCCGAGCGCCGTCTCGGCGGCGTGCTCACCGATCGCGGCTACGCCGTCGATCTCGACGACCCCGACCACGAACTGCGGGCGCTGTTCGCCGACGACTCCTGCACACTGGGCTGGCTCACTGCCGAGAGCGAGCGCGGGTTCGGGGCGCGCGCACCAACGAAAAAACCGTTCTTCCAGCCGGGATCGATGAGCCCGCTGCTCGCGCGCGCACTCGCGAACATCGCCGGCGCACGTCCCGGGACGACGATCGTGGACCCGATGTGTGGGACGGGCGGCGTGCTCGTCGAGGCGGGACTCGTCGGCGCTCGCGTCGTGGGGTTCGACGCCCAGTCGAAGATGGCGCGCGGTGCGGCGACGAACCTCGATCACTTCCTCGACGAACACGAGTTCGCCACTGCACGGGCCGATGCGACGTGCCTCCCGCTTCGCGACGACGCGGCCGACGCCGTGGTCTTCGACGCGCCCTACGGCCGTCAGTCGAAGATCGAGGGCGAGCTCGATGCGGTCGTTTCGGGTGCGCTCGCCGAGGCGAGACGGATCGCCGCGCGCGCCGTGATCGTCGGTGATCGGTCTTGGACTGCCGAAGCGCGCGCTGCGGGCTGGAGCGTCGAAGACAGCTTCGAGCGGCGCGTCCACCGCTCGCTCGTTCGCCATATCGCGGTGCTCGGTTAG
- a CDS encoding FAD-dependent oxidoreductase yields the protein MNRATDVLVIGGGATGAGIARDLALRGVDVTLCERGGLAAGTTGRSHGVLHSGARYADFDPAGARECIAENRILKDIAGACIDDTGGLFVQLDGDDPDYFDEKLAGCREQDIDATVLSDADAREAVPELSERTERVIRVPDGVIYPSRLVAATAASAREHGARILPNTPVTDLLCEDGAVVGARVGGDDGEEIRADHVVNAAGAWAEELAAQAGVEVAMRPTTGVMVAVDHAGIEPVLNRCRPPSDGDIVVPHGSQAVLGTTSVDVDDPDDYDTDREEIDRMVRECAAMVPALEEDEISRAYWGVRPLYAPDEAERDESRSISRGFFLLDHSRDGVDGFTSIVGGKLTTHRRMAEAVTDHVCGELGVSGTCRTDEERLPGHDDPEKLDALVAEFGADSPADRDVTGA from the coding sequence GTGAACCGAGCGACCGACGTGCTCGTGATCGGCGGCGGCGCGACCGGGGCCGGCATCGCCCGTGATCTGGCGCTGCGCGGCGTCGACGTCACGCTCTGTGAACGGGGCGGACTCGCCGCCGGAACGACGGGCCGTTCGCACGGCGTGCTCCACAGCGGGGCACGCTACGCCGACTTCGATCCCGCCGGCGCGCGCGAGTGCATCGCCGAGAACCGGATCCTCAAGGATATCGCCGGCGCGTGCATCGACGACACGGGCGGGCTGTTCGTCCAGCTCGACGGCGACGATCCGGACTACTTCGACGAGAAGCTCGCCGGCTGTCGCGAGCAGGACATCGACGCCACAGTGCTGTCGGACGCGGACGCACGCGAAGCCGTGCCCGAGCTCTCGGAACGGACCGAGCGCGTCATTCGGGTTCCCGACGGCGTGATCTACCCCTCGCGACTCGTCGCGGCCACGGCCGCGAGTGCCCGCGAACACGGCGCGCGGATACTGCCGAACACGCCCGTCACCGATCTGCTGTGCGAGGACGGCGCGGTCGTCGGCGCACGCGTCGGCGGTGATGACGGAGAGGAGATCCGTGCCGATCACGTCGTCAACGCGGCCGGCGCGTGGGCCGAGGAACTCGCCGCACAAGCCGGCGTCGAGGTGGCGATGCGACCGACCACGGGGGTGATGGTCGCCGTCGATCACGCGGGAATCGAGCCGGTGCTCAATCGCTGTCGCCCGCCGAGCGACGGCGATATCGTGGTGCCCCACGGCTCGCAGGCGGTGCTCGGCACGACGAGCGTCGACGTCGACGATCCCGACGACTACGACACCGACCGCGAGGAGATCGACCGGATGGTCCGCGAGTGCGCCGCGATGGTGCCCGCCCTCGAAGAGGACGAGATCTCGCGGGCGTACTGGGGCGTCAGGCCGCTGTACGCACCGGACGAGGCCGAACGTGACGAGTCGCGCTCGATCTCGCGCGGGTTCTTCCTGCTCGATCACTCGCGCGACGGCGTCGACGGGTTCACGAGCATCGTCGGCGGCAAGCTCACCACCCACCGGCGGATGGCCGAAGCCGTCACCGATCACGTCTGCGGCGAACTCGGCGTTTCGGGCACGTGTCGCACGGACGAGGAGCGACTGCCGGGCCACGACGATCCCGAGAAACTCGACGCACTCGTCGCCGAGTTCGGTGCGGACTCGCCGGCCGATCGTGACGTGACCGGTGCCTGA
- a CDS encoding PQQ-dependent sugar dehydrogenase, translating into MDDTADPTDFPVPRRRFLGLAGAATVPLATSGRARATPQPQQSPPVPRGPAIGLDTVAGGFEQPIDFAPEPGGDRRFVLERTGQMYTVESNAQGNPFIDISDRTTPVEGEQGLLGLAFHPNFQKNGTFYLRYSAPPTDATPEPYSHTAVLSEFQATDDLSGGRPGTERRLLEVPEPQSNHNAGAVTFGPDGYLYVSFGDGGAAHDAGTGHVQDWYGALDGGNGQDVTENFLGSMLRIDVDNRTGDKPYGIPDDNPLVGEEGLDEHFAWGLRNPWRMGFSDGDLYVADVGQDRYEEVNVVEKGKNYGWNVREGTHCFRPNGNIDSCPTETPGDVRGGERLVGPIIEYPHTRDDEPIGSSVIGGYISEGGVDALDGQYVFGDYSIRAGKPQGSLFVADPSQDGLRSFEKLRIAGANNGELNAHLIAIGRDGDGELYALTAGGDLGGGVHRLVPAANARNGAATTGGGNRTNATGTSSTDGPGFGVLAALAGLAAVGVRVLDR; encoded by the coding sequence ATGGACGACACAGCCGACCCGACCGATTTCCCCGTTCCACGCCGTCGATTCCTGGGGCTCGCCGGTGCCGCCACCGTCCCGCTCGCCACGAGCGGCCGTGCGCGCGCGACGCCTCAGCCACAGCAGTCCCCGCCCGTCCCGCGCGGGCCGGCGATCGGCCTCGACACCGTCGCCGGCGGCTTCGAGCAACCGATCGACTTCGCTCCCGAACCGGGCGGCGATCGGCGATTCGTCCTCGAACGTACCGGTCAGATGTATACGGTCGAGTCGAACGCGCAGGGAAACCCGTTCATCGACATCAGCGACCGCACGACGCCCGTCGAGGGTGAACAGGGGCTGCTCGGACTCGCCTTCCACCCGAACTTCCAGAAGAACGGGACGTTCTACCTGCGATACAGCGCCCCGCCGACCGACGCCACGCCGGAACCCTACTCACACACGGCGGTGCTGTCGGAGTTTCAGGCCACCGACGACCTGAGCGGCGGCCGCCCCGGCACCGAGCGCCGGCTGCTCGAAGTGCCCGAACCCCAGAGCAACCACAACGCCGGTGCGGTCACGTTCGGTCCCGACGGCTATCTCTACGTCTCCTTCGGCGACGGCGGCGCGGCCCACGATGCCGGCACCGGCCACGTTCAGGACTGGTACGGCGCGCTCGACGGCGGCAACGGGCAGGACGTGACGGAGAACTTTCTCGGCAGTATGCTCCGCATCGACGTCGATAACCGAACGGGCGACAAACCCTACGGCATTCCCGACGACAACCCGCTCGTCGGCGAAGAAGGTCTGGACGAACACTTCGCGTGGGGGCTACGCAACCCGTGGCGGATGGGATTTTCCGACGGCGATCTCTACGTAGCCGACGTCGGCCAGGACCGCTACGAGGAGGTCAACGTCGTCGAGAAGGGGAAGAACTACGGTTGGAACGTCCGCGAGGGCACCCACTGTTTCAGACCGAACGGCAACATCGATTCCTGTCCGACCGAGACGCCGGGGGACGTCCGCGGCGGCGAGCGGCTCGTCGGCCCCATCATCGAGTATCCACACACGCGCGACGACGAACCGATCGGCAGCTCGGTCATCGGTGGCTACATCTCGGAAGGCGGCGTCGACGCGCTCGACGGCCAGTACGTCTTCGGTGATTACAGCATTCGCGCCGGCAAGCCCCAGGGGTCGCTGTTCGTCGCCGATCCGAGCCAGGACGGGCTGCGGTCGTTCGAGAAGCTCCGCATCGCCGGGGCGAACAACGGTGAACTGAACGCCCATCTCATCGCCATCGGTCGCGACGGTGACGGCGAGCTCTACGCGCTGACTGCAGGCGGCGATCTCGGCGGCGGCGTCCACCGGCTCGTTCCCGCGGCGAACGCCAGGAACGGGGCCGCGACGACGGGTGGGGGGAATCGAACGAATGCAACGGGAACGAGCAGTACGGACGGGCCGGGATTCGGCGTACTCGCGGCGCTCGCGGGACTGGCGGCCGTCGGCGTACGAGTGCTCGATCGGTAA
- the hisG gene encoding ATP phosphoribosyltransferase — protein sequence MRLAVPSKGRLHDPTVSLLERAGLHIENGAERQLYASTVDPDVTVLFVRAADVPGYVADGAADAGVTGLDQVREAGVELDERLDLGFGRCRLVLAAPKDGSLESVSDLAGKTVATEFPHIAREFFADRGIDPGVVEVSGATELTPHVEMADAIIDITSTGTTLRVNGLDIIEEVLPSSARLFARADAADDPKLGEVETALSSVLSAEGKRYVMMNAPEERLDEIRDVIPGLGGPTVMDVAGEESVAVHAVVDERDVFETINEAKALGASGVLVTEIERLVD from the coding sequence ATGCGCCTCGCCGTGCCCAGCAAGGGTCGCCTGCACGACCCGACCGTGAGTCTGCTCGAACGCGCCGGCCTCCACATCGAGAACGGGGCCGAGCGCCAGCTGTACGCCTCGACCGTGGATCCCGACGTCACGGTCCTGTTCGTCCGTGCCGCGGACGTCCCCGGATACGTCGCCGACGGCGCGGCCGATGCGGGCGTCACCGGGCTCGATCAGGTCCGTGAGGCCGGCGTCGAGCTCGACGAACGTCTCGATCTCGGCTTCGGGCGCTGCCGGCTCGTACTCGCCGCACCCAAGGACGGCTCTTTGGAATCAGTCTCGGACCTCGCCGGCAAGACCGTGGCGACGGAGTTCCCACACATCGCCCGCGAGTTCTTCGCCGATCGAGGGATCGATCCCGGCGTCGTCGAGGTCTCGGGCGCGACCGAACTCACGCCCCACGTCGAGATGGCCGACGCCATCATCGACATCACCTCGACGGGGACGACCCTCCGCGTCAACGGGCTCGACATCATCGAGGAGGTCCTCCCGAGCTCGGCCCGGCTGTTCGCCCGCGCGGACGCGGCCGACGATCCAAAGCTCGGAGAGGTCGAGACGGCGCTCAGCTCGGTGCTCTCGGCCGAGGGCAAGCGCTACGTGATGATGAACGCGCCCGAGGAGCGACTCGACGAGATCCGGGACGTGATCCCCGGGCTCGGCGGGCCGACGGTGATGGACGTCGCGGGCGAGGAGAGCGTCGCGGTCCACGCGGTCGTCGACGAGCGCGACGTCTTCGAGACGATCAACGAGGCGAAAGCGCTCGGTGCGAGCGGCGTGCTTGTGACGGAAATCGAGCGCCTCGTCGACTAA
- a CDS encoding TATA-box-binding protein, with amino-acid sequence MSAQDPKETINIENVVASTGIGQELDLQSVAMDLEGADYDPEQFPGLVYRTQEPKSAALIFRSGKIVCTGAKSTADVHESLEIVFDKLRDLEIRVEEDPEIVVQNIVTSADLQKTLNLNAIAIGLGLENIEYEPEQFPGLVYRLDDPEVVALLFGSGKLVITGGKEPADAEHAVDKITDRLDELGLLDG; translated from the coding sequence ATGTCTGCCCAGGACCCGAAGGAGACCATCAACATCGAAAACGTCGTCGCGTCGACGGGTATCGGTCAGGAGCTCGATCTCCAGAGCGTGGCGATGGACTTGGAGGGTGCCGACTACGACCCCGAGCAGTTCCCCGGGCTGGTCTACCGCACCCAGGAGCCGAAATCGGCCGCCCTGATCTTCCGCTCGGGCAAGATCGTCTGCACGGGGGCGAAAAGCACCGCCGACGTCCACGAGAGCCTGGAGATCGTCTTCGACAAGCTCCGCGATCTCGAGATCCGCGTGGAGGAAGACCCCGAGATCGTCGTCCAGAACATCGTCACGAGCGCCGATCTCCAGAAAACGCTCAACCTGAACGCGATCGCGATCGGGCTGGGCCTCGAGAACATCGAGTACGAACCCGAGCAGTTCCCCGGACTCGTCTACCGCCTCGACGACCCCGAAGTGGTCGCGCTGCTGTTCGGTTCAGGCAAACTCGTCATCACCGGCGGCAAGGAGCCGGCCGACGCCGAACACGCCGTCGACAAGATCACCGATCGCCTCGACGAACTCGGGCTGCTCGACGGCTAG
- a CDS encoding AAA family ATPase → MDGPLWTDEHAPALAELPQPAVRESLDRAVAEPLNLILHGPPGAGKTAAVRALADELHTDPDNDLVELNVADFFGRTKKEVSEDPRFSSFITSKRRRNSSKADLIKHVLSESASYAPVSGEYKTILLDNAEAIREDFQQALRRVMERHHETTQFVVTTRQPSKLIPPIRSRCFSIAVRAPTADEIVSVLEHIVTEEGVDHDADGLEYVANYADGDLRQAILGAQTTAEAEDEITMDAAYEALGSVGDDDRIEGMITAAEDGAFQDARKTLDDLLVEEGLSGGELLDDVLRVARSRSVGPPPAELHRLAGEIDVELAEGTSDRLHLSHLLAELGR, encoded by the coding sequence ATGGACGGGCCGCTGTGGACCGACGAACACGCACCGGCGCTCGCGGAACTCCCCCAGCCGGCCGTTCGCGAGTCGCTCGATCGGGCCGTCGCCGAGCCGCTGAACCTGATCCTGCACGGGCCGCCAGGAGCCGGCAAGACGGCCGCCGTGCGCGCGCTCGCCGACGAACTCCACACCGATCCCGACAACGACCTCGTCGAACTCAACGTCGCCGACTTCTTCGGGCGAACGAAAAAGGAGGTGAGCGAGGACCCGCGATTTTCGTCGTTCATCACTTCGAAACGCCGGCGTAACTCCTCGAAGGCCGATCTCATCAAACACGTCCTCTCGGAGTCGGCGAGCTACGCACCCGTCTCCGGCGAGTACAAGACGATCCTGCTCGACAACGCCGAGGCCATCCGCGAGGACTTCCAGCAGGCGCTCCGGCGGGTGATGGAGCGCCACCACGAGACGACGCAGTTCGTCGTCACGACGCGCCAGCCCTCGAAGCTCATCCCGCCGATCCGCTCGCGCTGTTTCTCGATCGCCGTGCGCGCGCCGACGGCCGACGAGATCGTGAGCGTGCTCGAACACATCGTCACCGAGGAAGGCGTCGACCACGACGCCGACGGGCTGGAGTACGTCGCGAACTACGCCGACGGCGATCTCCGACAGGCGATTCTCGGCGCACAGACCACCGCCGAAGCGGAGGACGAGATCACGATGGACGCGGCCTACGAAGCGCTCGGGAGCGTCGGCGACGACGATCGCATCGAGGGGATGATCACCGCGGCCGAGGACGGCGCGTTCCAGGACGCCAGAAAGACCCTCGACGACCTGCTCGTCGAGGAGGGGCTGAGCGGCGGGGAGCTGCTCGACGACGTGCTCCGCGTCGCGCGCTCGCGGTCGGTCGGCCCGCCGCCGGCCGAACTCCACCGGCTCGCCGGCGAGATCGACGTAGAACTCGCCGAGGGGACGAGCGACCGCCTCCATCTCTCGCATCTGCTCGCCGAGCTCGGCCGCTAA
- a CDS encoding DUF7473 family protein — protein MTASVLAQVSPAAGGPLAYAGTFLLAAGVYSLTAHIAARNVLGDVPIKRALLVGPAPAVISLLLQQYGPLAFVLAVAVDFVLIRYVYRIKARTTALVTFIHIVVSILVLFVVLSAYRLAGTAPV, from the coding sequence ATGACCGCGAGCGTTCTCGCACAGGTCAGTCCGGCGGCGGGCGGCCCGCTCGCCTACGCGGGCACCTTCCTGCTCGCCGCAGGCGTCTACTCGCTGACCGCCCACATCGCTGCGCGGAACGTCCTCGGCGACGTGCCGATCAAGCGGGCGCTGCTCGTCGGGCCGGCCCCGGCGGTCATCTCACTGTTGCTCCAGCAGTACGGCCCGCTGGCGTTCGTGCTCGCCGTTGCCGTCGATTTCGTGCTCATCCGCTACGTCTACCGGATCAAGGCCCGGACGACGGCGCTGGTCACGTTCATCCACATCGTCGTCAGCATCCTCGTGCTGTTCGTCGTGTTGAGCGCCTACCGGCTCGCCGGCACGGCACCGGTTTAG
- a CDS encoding adenosylhomocysteinase: protein MTTEPITERLDDPTSARESGRQKIDWARQHMPICAALRDEFEETQPLDGQRVGMAMHVEATTAVLTETIAAAGAEVAITGCNPLSTHDDVSAALDAQEGITSYAERDVDDEGYYDAIEAVISHEPTITVDDGMDMVAAIHDDHPELIDSILGGCEETTTGVHRLRAMDDDDALDYPVFAVNDTPMKRLFDNVHGTGESSLAAIAMTTNLSWAGKTVVVAGYGFCGRGVAKKAAGQNANVVVCEVDPRRALEAHMEGYEVLPMAEAAAEGDVFITTTGNRDVLTEEHFERMKDGALLANAGHFDIEIDLEALSELAESTREARPGVREYELADGTRLNVLAEGRLVNLAAPIALGHPVEVMDQSFGVQAVCVRAFTEGEYEPGVHEVPDALDREVAEIKLDAEGLAIDELTETQTEYMGSWDHGT, encoded by the coding sequence ATGACCACCGAACCGATCACCGAGCGTCTCGACGATCCCACGAGCGCACGCGAGTCGGGCCGCCAGAAGATCGACTGGGCGCGCCAGCACATGCCGATCTGTGCCGCGCTGCGCGATGAGTTCGAAGAGACACAGCCGCTCGACGGCCAGCGAGTCGGAATGGCGATGCACGTCGAGGCGACCACCGCAGTCCTCACCGAAACGATCGCGGCCGCCGGCGCAGAGGTCGCCATCACGGGCTGCAACCCACTCTCGACGCACGACGACGTGAGTGCGGCGCTCGACGCCCAGGAGGGAATCACTTCCTACGCCGAACGCGACGTCGACGACGAGGGCTACTACGACGCCATCGAGGCGGTCATTTCCCACGAGCCGACCATCACCGTCGACGACGGGATGGACATGGTCGCAGCGATCCACGACGACCACCCCGAACTGATCGATTCGATTCTCGGTGGCTGCGAGGAAACCACCACGGGGGTCCACCGCCTGCGCGCGATGGACGACGATGACGCGCTCGACTACCCCGTCTTCGCGGTCAACGACACGCCGATGAAACGGCTGTTCGACAACGTTCACGGCACAGGTGAATCCTCGCTCGCGGCGATCGCCATGACGACGAACCTCTCGTGGGCGGGGAAGACCGTCGTCGTCGCCGGCTACGGCTTCTGTGGCCGCGGCGTGGCGAAGAAGGCAGCCGGTCAGAACGCGAACGTCGTCGTCTGTGAGGTCGACCCCCGGCGGGCGCTCGAAGCCCACATGGAAGGCTACGAGGTGCTCCCGATGGCCGAGGCCGCCGCCGAGGGCGACGTCTTCATCACCACCACCGGCAACCGGGACGTGCTCACCGAAGAGCACTTCGAGCGGATGAAAGACGGCGCGCTGCTGGCGAACGCCGGCCACTTCGACATCGAGATCGACCTGGAGGCGCTCTCGGAGCTGGCCGAGTCGACCCGTGAGGCCCGCCCCGGCGTGCGCGAGTACGAACTCGCCGACGGCACTCGCCTGAACGTGCTCGCGGAGGGCCGACTCGTCAACCTCGCCGCCCCCATCGCGCTCGGCCACCCGGTCGAGGTGATGGACCAGTCCTTCGGCGTACAGGCCGTCTGCGTGCGAGCGTTCACCGAAGGAGAGTACGAACCCGGCGTCCACGAGGTGCCCGACGCGCTCGATAGGGAGGTCGCAGAGATCAAACTCGACGCCGAAGGGCTCGCCATCGACGAACTCACCGAGACGCAGACCGAGTACATGGGTAGCTGGGATCACGGAACGTAG
- a CDS encoding potassium channel family protein, whose amino-acid sequence MRCVIVGYGRVGTRTADLLATEGHEVVVVENDPAKAESARESRFTVVEGDGAATAVLAEADLDAADAVGGLTGDPETNFAVCAVANDHGCRTVLRISEEFSAAVYREYSEGVDEIIYPEQLGAAGAKTALLGGDFSVLADITERLSAASLTVPEGSPVVGERVVALDVPDAARIYAHGRAGESLTIPLPRTAIEPGDRLALIADPDAVASVRATVHGTDASLSDDATKGEGRAAEAGTTGRASGEDGE is encoded by the coding sequence ATGAGATGTGTTATCGTTGGCTACGGGCGTGTCGGTACCCGAACGGCCGACCTCCTCGCTACGGAGGGCCACGAGGTGGTCGTCGTCGAGAACGACCCGGCGAAGGCCGAGAGCGCCCGCGAGAGCCGGTTCACGGTCGTCGAGGGCGACGGTGCCGCGACGGCGGTGTTGGCCGAGGCCGACCTCGACGCGGCCGATGCCGTCGGCGGGCTCACCGGCGATCCCGAGACCAACTTCGCGGTCTGTGCCGTCGCCAACGACCACGGCTGTCGGACGGTGTTGCGCATCAGTGAGGAGTTCTCGGCGGCGGTCTACCGCGAGTACAGCGAGGGCGTCGACGAGATCATCTACCCCGAACAGCTCGGCGCGGCCGGGGCGAAGACAGCCCTGCTCGGCGGAGATTTCAGCGTGCTCGCGGATATCACCGAGCGACTCTCGGCGGCCTCGCTCACCGTTCCCGAGGGTTCGCCAGTCGTCGGCGAGCGCGTCGTCGCCCTCGACGTGCCCGATGCGGCGCGGATCTACGCCCACGGACGGGCCGGCGAGTCGCTGACGATCCCGCTTCCGCGGACGGCGATCGAACCGGGCGACCGTCTCGCGCTCATCGCCGATCCCGACGCGGTGGCGAGCGTTCGCGCGACCGTTCACGGCACCGATGCGTCGCTCTCGGACGATGCAACGAAAGGGGAGGGGAGGGCCGCCGAGGCGGGGACCACGGGGCGCGCGAGTGGGGAGGATGGGGAGTGA